Proteins encoded in a region of the Macaca mulatta isolate MMU2019108-1 chromosome X, T2T-MMU8v2.0, whole genome shotgun sequence genome:
- the LOC701966 gene encoding succinate dehydrogenase cytochrome b560 subunit, mitochondrial isoform X1 has product MAALLLRHVGRHCLRAYFSPQLCIRNAVPLGTTAKEEMERFWNKNISSNRPVSPHITIYSWSLPMAMSICHRGTGIALSAGVSLFGMSALLLPGNFESYLELVKSLCLGPALIHTAKFALVFPLMYHTWNGIRHLMWDLGKGLKIPQLYQSGVVVLVLTVLSSMGLAAM; this is encoded by the coding sequence ATGGCTGCGCTCTTGCTGAGACATGTTGGTCGTCATTGCCTCCGAGCCTACTTTAGCCCTCAGCTCTGTATCAGAAATGCTGTTCCTTTGGGAACCACAGCCAAAGAAGAGATGGAGCGGTTCTGGAATAAGAATATAAGTTCAAACCGTCCTGTATCTCCCCACATCACTATCTACAGTTGGTCTCTTCCCATGGCGATGTCCATCTGCCACCGTGGCACTGGTATTGCTTTGAGTGCAGGGGTCTCTCTTTTTGGCATGTCGGCCCTGTTACTCCCTGGGAACTTTGAGTCTTATTTGGAACTCGTGAAGTCCCTGTGTCTGGGGCCAGCACTGATCCACACAGCTAAGTTTGCACTCGTCTTCCCTCTCATGTATCATACCTGGAATGGGATCCGACACTTGATGTGGGACCTAGGAAAAGGCCTGAAGATTCCCCAGCTATACCAGTCTGGAGTGGTTGTCCTGGTTCTTACTGTGTTGTCCTCTATGGGGCTGGCAGCCATGTGA
- the LOC701966 gene encoding succinate dehydrogenase cytochrome b560 subunit, mitochondrial isoform X2 — protein sequence MAALLLRHVGRHCLRAYFSPQLCIRNAVPLGTTAKEEMERFWNKNISSNRPVSPHITIYSWSLPMAMSICHRGTGIALSADVGPRKRPEDSPAIPVWSGCPGSYCVVLYGAGSHVKNGGSQHHLPTPYYIHPSFCFSFLSPAWEKFSLFV from the exons ATGGCTGCGCTCTTGCTGAGACATGTTGGTCGTCATTGCCTCCGAGCCTACTTTAGCCCTCAGCTCTGTATCAGAAATGCTGTTCCTTTGGGAACCACAGCCAAAGAAGAGATGGAGCGGTTCTGGAATAAGAATATAAGTTCAAACCGTCCTGTATCTCCCCACATCACTATCTACAGTTGGTCTCTTCCCATGGCGATGTCCATCTGCCACCGTGGCACTGGTATTGCTTTGAGTGC TGATGTGGGACCTAGGAAAAGGCCTGAAGATTCCCCAGCTATACCAGTCTGGAGTGGTTGTCCTGGTTCTTACTGTGTTGTCCTCTATGGGGCTGGCAGCCATGTGAAGAACGGAGGTTCCCAGCATCATCTTCCCACACCTTATTACATTCATccatctttctgtttttcattcttatctccagcctgggaaaagtTCTCCTTATTTGTTTAG